A window of Haliscomenobacter hydrossis DSM 1100 contains these coding sequences:
- the cas1 gene encoding CRISPR-associated endonuclease Cas1: MQLVLDTHGLQLTKKGGVFEVIGEKSKREISPAKLSSIAVTATVILHSDAVVLAIKNQIPILFFDRIGKVRARLWSPYFESLATLRRQQVRFAESVEGGNWMVDVFMLKAEGQVQSLRFLASKVAGQKPVLDSVIGLIKQQSRQFEKYREQMPEEMRNQMMGTEGAIARVYWQGLGAALPRQYAFNKRTRQPAEDVFNAALNYLYGMLYSVVEGGIFAAGLDPYLGILHVDEYRKPTLSYDLIEPFRPWIDQLLVLECLEKRLQTTFFTRNQHGLFLNKEGKAFIIPLFNNFLRSTRTYFDRESTVKNHIYFLAHLLAQRIRGTV; this comes from the coding sequence ATGCAACTCGTACTGGATACCCATGGCCTACAACTGACCAAAAAGGGCGGCGTTTTTGAAGTGATCGGGGAAAAAAGCAAGCGGGAAATCAGCCCGGCCAAGTTGAGCAGCATCGCCGTTACGGCCACGGTGATCTTGCATTCCGACGCGGTGGTGCTGGCCATCAAAAACCAGATTCCCATCCTGTTTTTTGACCGCATCGGCAAAGTGCGTGCCCGTTTGTGGAGCCCCTATTTTGAAAGCCTAGCCACCCTGCGCCGCCAACAGGTGCGCTTTGCCGAAAGTGTGGAGGGCGGCAACTGGATGGTCGATGTGTTTATGCTCAAAGCGGAGGGGCAGGTGCAGTCTCTCCGTTTTTTGGCCAGCAAAGTTGCGGGTCAGAAACCTGTTCTGGACTCGGTCATCGGTTTGATCAAACAACAATCCCGCCAGTTTGAAAAGTACCGCGAACAGATGCCCGAAGAAATGCGCAACCAAATGATGGGCACCGAAGGCGCCATTGCGCGGGTGTACTGGCAGGGCTTGGGCGCTGCACTGCCCCGACAATACGCTTTCAACAAACGTACCCGCCAGCCCGCCGAGGATGTCTTCAATGCGGCTTTGAATTACCTCTACGGCATGTTGTATTCCGTAGTGGAAGGGGGCATCTTTGCCGCCGGACTGGATCCTTACCTGGGCATTTTACACGTGGACGAGTACCGCAAACCCACCCTGAGTTACGACCTCATTGAGCCTTTTCGCCCCTGGATCGATCAGCTTTTGGTGTTGGAGTGTCTGGAAAAGCGCCTGCAAACCACGTTTTTTACCCGCAACCAGCACGGTTTGTTCCTGAACAAAGAAGGTAAGGCTTTTATCATTCCCTTGTTCAACAACTTCTTGCGCAGCACCCGCACGTATTTTGATCGGGAATCTACCGTAAAAAATCACATTTATTTTTTGGCTCATTTATTGGCGCAGCGGATTCGGGGGACGGTTTAG
- a CDS encoding RNA polymerase sigma factor, which translates to MAFLFTILHRELINHFRRGKAQPQSDDLSLASELPGEAFDPATQQMVEYVQELIKTSLSEEDQLIMRLRAIEDYTYQEIADIMGMPIDTVSTRIHRARRILRNKI; encoded by the coding sequence ATTGCATTCCTGTTCACCATACTCCACCGCGAGTTGATCAACCATTTCCGCCGGGGCAAAGCCCAACCGCAGTCCGACGACCTGAGTCTGGCCAGCGAGCTTCCCGGCGAGGCCTTCGATCCGGCGACACAACAAATGGTGGAGTATGTACAGGAACTCATCAAAACCAGCCTTTCTGAAGAAGATCAACTCATCATGCGGCTGCGGGCCATCGAGGACTACACGTATCAGGAAATTGCCGACATAATGGGCATGCCCATCGATACCGTCAGTACCCGCATCCACCGGGCGCGTAGAATATTGCGGAATAAAATCTGA
- a CDS encoding SPOR domain-containing protein, giving the protein MESLYFSVILLLLGVIVGGVIALQLLGPRGPQSYPPNYYAAPPALLPESRWGRDNGWGLLLILGLMLTLGLAKTELESWWKTAVPATTPKQQLNTPVREATIKARVAPQVTAASAPKTAAPVVAAGIYIQVAAYNNPLAAEQSRAAWQISTRQQGWMVPSGQIPVVYKVWMGPFGSKKAARQALEQWGTGFVVRMKAE; this is encoded by the coding sequence ATGGAAAGCTTGTATTTCTCCGTGATTTTGTTGTTGTTGGGGGTGATTGTTGGCGGGGTGATTGCGCTGCAATTGCTCGGGCCCCGCGGACCTCAGTCTTATCCCCCCAATTATTATGCAGCTCCCCCAGCTTTGCTGCCAGAATCGAGATGGGGGCGCGACAATGGGTGGGGGCTATTGCTGATCCTGGGCTTGATGCTGACGCTGGGGCTGGCCAAAACGGAACTCGAAAGCTGGTGGAAAACAGCAGTTCCTGCAACTACACCCAAACAACAATTGAACACGCCGGTACGGGAAGCAACAATTAAGGCCAGGGTTGCGCCCCAGGTTACCGCTGCCAGTGCCCCCAAAACAGCAGCCCCGGTTGTAGCGGCTGGCATCTACATCCAGGTGGCCGCCTATAACAATCCTCTGGCCGCCGAGCAATCGCGCGCTGCCTGGCAGATCAGTACCCGGCAGCAGGGCTGGATGGTGCCTTCAGGGCAAATTCCGGTCGTGTACAAAGTATGGATGGGTCCTTTTGGAAGCAAAAAAGCGGCTAGACAGGCGCTGGAGCAATGGGGAACGGGCTTTGTGGTCAGGATGAAAGCAGAGTAA
- a CDS encoding reverse transcriptase family protein translates to MDKQALYQHQQQKTVLCSINSLNELARLLRLDQRKLTLMAERPNYRTFEIPKKDGGMREIETPGDDLKRTLGILNRYLQSVYLFEKSSAAYGFVVGVKNDDDRRNVLSNARKHIGKPYLLNIDLANFFHSITRERVLKVFTEAPFRFKRELPDVLADICTYRGRLPMGAPTSPVLSNLACMDLDRDLSILANSLFWNFTRYADDMSFSSDTPITPENIVSLRKIITDAGFTLNEQKLKLYGPADPKTVTGILLEADDCTLDPSYLDLLDEEIKRLHEVMRAQNELGQLNTRWVEQLKQQIRGRMAFAGFVLKRKNERFVELKNAFHSAINPPTEEFGSISWRGFPYNF, encoded by the coding sequence ATGGACAAACAAGCCTTATACCAGCACCAACAACAAAAAACCGTACTCTGCAGCATCAACAGCCTCAATGAACTGGCGCGATTGCTGCGGCTCGATCAACGCAAGTTGACCCTCATGGCCGAGCGGCCCAATTACCGCACCTTTGAAATCCCCAAAAAGGACGGCGGCATGCGCGAGATCGAGACCCCCGGCGACGACCTCAAACGCACCCTGGGCATCCTCAATCGCTATTTGCAAAGTGTGTATCTGTTTGAAAAATCCAGCGCGGCCTATGGCTTTGTCGTTGGCGTAAAAAACGACGACGACCGCCGCAATGTGCTCAGCAATGCCCGCAAACACATTGGCAAGCCCTACTTGCTCAACATCGATTTGGCCAACTTTTTCCACTCCATCACCCGTGAGCGGGTGCTCAAAGTATTCACCGAAGCTCCTTTTCGTTTCAAACGCGAATTGCCCGATGTATTGGCCGACATCTGTACCTACCGGGGGCGCTTGCCCATGGGTGCCCCCACCTCGCCCGTATTGTCCAACCTGGCCTGTATGGACCTCGACCGCGACCTCAGCATCCTGGCCAATTCTCTGTTCTGGAACTTCACGCGGTATGCCGACGACATGAGTTTTTCTTCCGACACCCCCATCACGCCCGAAAACATCGTTTCGCTCCGCAAAATCATCACCGACGCCGGATTTACCCTCAACGAGCAGAAATTAAAGCTCTACGGCCCAGCGGACCCCAAAACGGTGACGGGCATCCTGCTCGAAGCCGACGACTGTACGCTGGACCCCAGCTATCTGGACTTGCTCGATGAGGAGATCAAACGCCTCCACGAAGTGATGCGCGCCCAAAACGAACTGGGGCAGCTCAATACCCGTTGGGTCGAACAACTCAAACAACAAATCCGGGGCCGCATGGCTTTTGCCGGGTTTGTACTCAAACGCAAAAACGAGCGCTTCGTCGAGCTCAAAAACGCCTTCCACAGCGCCATCAATCCCCCCACCGAAGAATTTGGATCCATCAGTTGGCGCGGCTTTCCATACAATTTCTAA